In the Sediminitomix flava genome, one interval contains:
- the murI gene encoding glutamate racemase, whose product MGIVEESTNPIGVFDSGLGGLSVWRVLQKSLPSENFIYVADSKHSPYGDKEEVEIIERSLAITDFLLSKNCKMIVVACNTATAAAIQTLRETYPTIPFIGMEPAIKLAATKTKNNSVGVLATAGTLKGKLYLETSQKYASHVHTNIQAGKGLVEIVEEGKIGTVECHELLKKYIQPMLDDKADQIVLGCTHYPFLSEEIQKITGPSVSLIDPAPAIAKQAERILNDSRLKTNNENPSITFYTNGNIDRLKALLNSIQKKPTEILSF is encoded by the coding sequence ATGGGAATTGTGGAGGAAAGTACTAATCCTATTGGGGTCTTTGACTCTGGATTAGGTGGACTTTCAGTTTGGCGTGTTTTACAAAAATCATTACCCTCTGAAAATTTCATATATGTGGCAGATAGTAAACACAGTCCGTACGGAGATAAAGAAGAGGTTGAAATCATAGAAAGATCACTAGCCATTACTGACTTTCTTCTTTCTAAAAATTGTAAAATGATTGTTGTAGCCTGTAATACAGCAACTGCAGCAGCTATTCAAACTTTAAGAGAAACTTACCCTACAATTCCTTTTATAGGTATGGAGCCTGCTATAAAGTTAGCGGCAACAAAAACTAAAAATAATAGTGTTGGCGTACTAGCTACAGCAGGTACCCTTAAAGGAAAACTATACCTAGAAACTAGTCAGAAGTATGCTTCCCACGTACATACCAATATTCAAGCTGGAAAGGGATTAGTCGAGATTGTGGAAGAAGGTAAAATTGGTACAGTAGAATGTCATGAACTTCTGAAAAAATACATTCAACCAATGTTAGATGATAAAGCTGACCAAATAGTACTTGGCTGCACTCATTATCCTTTTTTATCTGAAGAAATTCAAAAAATCACGGGACCTTCGGTCTCGTTAATAGACCCTGCTCCTGCCATCGCTAAACAAGCAGAAAGGATTTTAAATGATAGTCGATTAAAAACTAATAATGAAAATCCTTCTATTACTTTTTATACAAATGGTAATATTGATCGTTTAAAAGCACTTTTAAATTCTATTCAGAAGAAGCCTACTGAAATTCTTTCATTTTAA
- the cysQ gene encoding 3'(2'),5'-bisphosphate nucleotidase CysQ, producing MTTQEIKDLIEVAIEATSHADKEILKVYESDDFGVEVKGDDSPLTKADKASHYAIVGILEKTGLPILSEEGNDISYEDRKDWEYFWMIDPLDGTKEFIKRSGEFTVNIALIHKDTPVGGVVSTPVLGEVFWGSIENGAFVKRNGEIRELSKSKAVNLNQKGLRVVASKSHLNDKTREYIEKLSEPETVSMGSSLKFLMLTEDKADLYPRFAPTMEWDTAAAHAVLSVLGYKVYNMEANGTELVYNKENLLNPEFLAI from the coding sequence ATGACAACTCAAGAAATTAAAGATCTTATAGAGGTAGCAATCGAAGCAACTTCTCATGCAGATAAAGAAATATTGAAGGTATATGAAAGCGATGATTTTGGAGTAGAGGTAAAAGGCGATGATTCACCTTTGACAAAAGCAGATAAAGCTTCCCATTACGCGATCGTAGGAATTCTTGAAAAAACAGGATTACCGATTCTTTCAGAGGAAGGTAATGATATTTCATATGAAGATCGAAAGGATTGGGAATACTTTTGGATGATTGATCCATTAGATGGTACAAAGGAGTTTATTAAGAGAAGCGGAGAGTTTACCGTAAACATTGCATTAATACATAAAGATACACCGGTAGGTGGAGTTGTGTCTACGCCTGTACTTGGAGAAGTTTTTTGGGGAAGTATAGAGAATGGAGCTTTTGTAAAAAGAAATGGGGAGATAAGAGAGCTTTCAAAGTCAAAAGCAGTTAATCTCAATCAGAAAGGATTAAGAGTTGTTGCTTCAAAATCTCATTTAAATGACAAAACGCGTGAATATATTGAGAAGTTGAGTGAGCCAGAGACCGTATCTATGGGGAGTTCACTTAAATTCTTAATGCTAACTGAAGATAAGGCAGATTTATATCCACGTTTTGCACCTACAATGGAGTGGGATACAGCTGCTGCCCATGCGGTATTGAGTGTGCTAGGTTATAAAGTTTATAATATGGAAGCCAACGGGACTGAGTTGGTTTACAATAAAGAAAATCTTCTGAATCCAGAATTCTTAGCGATATAA
- the cysN gene encoding sulfate adenylyltransferase subunit CysN: MSEYKDMQLLRFTTAGSVDDGKSTLIGRLLYDSKSIFEDQLDAVKRSSERKGLEHVELAHLTDGLKDEREQGITIDVAYRYFATPKRKFIIADTPGHIQYTRNMVTGASTAQLALILVDARKGVIEQTKRHSFIASLLQIPHVCICVNKMDLVDFDEAAFNKIVEEYKDFASKLEIKDFRFIPMSALKGDNVVEPSENMPWYKGGTLLNTLETIHIESDHNFVDCRFPVQTVIRPHSDEYHDYRGYAGRVSSGIFKPGDEVTVLPSGFTSKVKSIDTFDGEIDEAFPPLSVTLTLEDEIDISRGDMIVRTQNQPEMLQDLDVMMCWLNNKGPLPRGKYTVKHTSNEVKGMMKEVLYKVDINTLHRIEDDKEIKMNDIFRVKLRTTKPLMVDPYNRNRETGSLILVDDTTNETVAAGMIVSK, encoded by the coding sequence ATGTCTGAATATAAAGATATGCAGCTGCTTCGTTTTACCACAGCGGGTAGTGTAGATGATGGAAAAAGTACTTTGATTGGTCGTTTGCTATACGATTCAAAGTCAATTTTTGAAGATCAGTTAGATGCGGTAAAGCGTTCTAGTGAGCGTAAAGGATTAGAGCACGTAGAGTTGGCTCACCTTACTGATGGACTAAAGGATGAGAGAGAGCAAGGTATTACAATTGATGTAGCATATCGTTACTTTGCTACACCAAAACGTAAGTTTATCATTGCGGATACTCCAGGTCATATTCAATATACAAGAAACATGGTTACAGGAGCTTCAACAGCTCAGTTGGCATTGATTCTTGTAGATGCTCGTAAAGGAGTAATTGAGCAAACAAAGCGTCACTCTTTTATTGCATCTCTCCTTCAAATTCCACACGTATGTATTTGTGTGAATAAAATGGACTTAGTAGACTTTGATGAAGCTGCTTTCAATAAGATTGTAGAAGAATACAAAGATTTCGCTAGTAAGTTGGAGATTAAAGATTTCCGATTTATACCAATGAGTGCCTTGAAAGGAGACAATGTTGTAGAGCCTTCAGAAAATATGCCTTGGTACAAAGGTGGTACACTTCTAAATACTTTGGAAACGATTCATATTGAGAGCGATCACAATTTTGTTGATTGTCGTTTCCCTGTACAAACGGTAATTCGTCCTCATAGCGATGAGTACCATGATTATAGAGGTTATGCGGGAAGAGTATCAAGTGGTATTTTTAAACCAGGTGATGAGGTAACTGTTCTTCCTTCAGGTTTTACATCTAAAGTGAAGTCTATTGATACTTTTGATGGTGAAATCGATGAAGCATTCCCTCCATTATCTGTAACTCTAACTTTGGAAGATGAGATCGATATCAGTCGTGGAGACATGATTGTTCGTACTCAAAATCAACCAGAAATGCTTCAAGACCTTGATGTAATGATGTGTTGGTTGAATAATAAAGGTCCACTTCCAAGAGGAAAGTATACAGTGAAGCATACTTCAAATGAAGTAAAAGGTATGATGAAAGAAGTATTGTATAAAGTAGATATCAATACGCTTCACCGTATCGAAGACGATAAAGAGATCAAAATGAATGATATCTTTAGAGTGAAGCTTCGTACAACCAAACCATTGATGGTAGATCCTTACAATCGTAACCGTGAAACAGGTAGTTTGATTCTTGTTGATGATACAACAAACGAAACTGTCGCAGCAGGTATGATTGTATCGAAATAA
- a CDS encoding rhomboid family intramembrane serine protease, whose amino-acid sequence MKIQYNAPVVLTFTFISAAVLLLKEFGIDLTYFFSVGGQMNFLDPVDYMRLFTHVIGHANVEHFVNNFTFILLLGPILEEKYGSKRLFTMLALTALITGVLNIVMFDTSLLGASGVVFMFIILSSVVNVQKGHIPLTFILIAIIFFGQEIFNVFANDNISQFAHILGGICGSLFGFAFSKKNNSEIPPSIESENLFMQE is encoded by the coding sequence ATGAAAATTCAATATAATGCTCCTGTAGTACTTACATTCACATTTATAAGTGCTGCTGTTTTATTATTAAAAGAATTTGGTATAGATCTTACTTACTTTTTTTCTGTAGGAGGACAAATGAACTTCCTCGACCCAGTGGACTACATGAGACTCTTTACTCACGTAATAGGTCATGCAAATGTGGAACACTTTGTCAATAACTTTACTTTCATTCTTCTTTTAGGCCCTATTTTGGAAGAAAAATATGGCTCAAAAAGACTGTTTACAATGCTTGCCCTTACAGCCTTAATCACAGGTGTTCTAAACATTGTAATGTTTGACACTTCGCTCTTGGGTGCTAGTGGTGTAGTATTTATGTTTATTATCTTGAGTTCAGTAGTTAACGTTCAGAAAGGACACATTCCTCTTACCTTCATCTTGATTGCTATCATTTTCTTTGGACAAGAAATCTTTAATGTTTTTGCCAATGATAACATTTCACAATTTGCTCATATTCTAGGAGGTATCTGTGGTTCATTATTTGGCTTTGCATTCAGCAAAAAGAATAATTCAGAAATACCACCAAGTATTGAGTCTGAGAACTTATTTATGCAAGAATAG
- the cysD gene encoding sulfate adenylyltransferase subunit CysD codes for MSKYYLTHLKELEAEAIFVLREVAAQFENPAILFSGGKDSIVVTHLARKAFAPAKIPFPLLHVDTGHNFPETIKFRDDLVKKLGARLLVGSVQESIDEGRVLEEKGRDASRNALQTTTLLDAIESNQLDCCIGGGRRDEEKARAKERFFSHRDDFGQWDPKNQRPELWNIFNGRYHRGEHFRAFPISNWTEMDVWQYIMLENIEIPSLYIAHERDVIWRDNTWIPNSEFITLRPGEEVVRKKIRFRTLGDITITGGLESDADTLPKIVAEVAAARQTERGNRADDKRSETAMEDRKRQGYF; via the coding sequence ATGAGCAAGTACTATTTGACGCACTTGAAAGAATTGGAAGCTGAAGCAATTTTTGTCCTTAGAGAAGTTGCAGCTCAGTTTGAAAACCCTGCAATTCTATTTTCTGGAGGGAAAGATTCAATTGTTGTCACTCACTTAGCACGTAAAGCTTTCGCTCCTGCTAAGATTCCGTTTCCGTTGCTACACGTTGATACAGGGCATAACTTTCCTGAAACGATCAAATTTAGAGATGATTTAGTAAAAAAGCTAGGCGCTAGATTATTGGTTGGATCAGTTCAAGAATCAATCGATGAAGGTCGAGTTTTAGAAGAGAAAGGACGTGATGCCAGTCGTAATGCACTTCAAACAACAACATTATTAGATGCTATTGAGAGTAATCAATTAGACTGTTGTATTGGTGGAGGTCGTCGTGATGAAGAAAAGGCTAGAGCAAAAGAACGTTTCTTCTCACATAGAGATGATTTTGGACAATGGGATCCAAAAAATCAGAGACCTGAGCTATGGAATATCTTTAATGGAAGATACCATAGAGGAGAGCACTTTAGAGCATTCCCTATCAGTAACTGGACTGAGATGGATGTGTGGCAATATATTATGTTAGAGAATATCGAGATTCCATCACTTTATATTGCTCATGAAAGAGACGTAATTTGGAGAGACAATACTTGGATTCCTAATTCAGAGTTTATTACTCTTAGACCAGGAGAAGAGGTTGTTAGAAAGAAAATCCGTTTCCGTACTCTTGGTGATATCACAATAACTGGAGGGCTTGAATCTGATGCAGATACATTACCTAAAATTGTAGCTGAAGTTGCTGCAGCACGTCAAACAGAAAGAGGTAATCGTGCAGATGATAAGAGATCAGAAACAGCAATGGAAGACCGTAAGCGTCAAGGATATTTCTAG
- the tsaE gene encoding tRNA (adenosine(37)-N6)-threonylcarbamoyltransferase complex ATPase subunit type 1 TsaE, producing the protein MMKQTETLELESRGLKDLPRVAKEIAEFAQDQTVWLFEGHMGAGKTTLIKEICDLYGVVDLVNSPTFSIVNEYASADDTFYHFDFYRLREEEEALDIGFEEYVSSGHLCLIEWPSKIPSFIPDEYLLIEIEAIDESRRQIKVSKIQD; encoded by the coding sequence ATGATGAAACAGACGGAGACTTTAGAATTAGAGAGTAGGGGATTGAAGGATTTGCCAAGAGTTGCAAAAGAAATAGCTGAGTTTGCCCAAGACCAAACAGTTTGGTTGTTTGAAGGGCATATGGGGGCAGGTAAAACAACTTTGATCAAAGAGATTTGTGATCTTTATGGAGTGGTTGATTTAGTGAATAGCCCTACATTTTCTATAGTGAATGAATATGCATCAGCAGATGATACATTTTATCACTTTGATTTCTATCGTTTGAGGGAGGAAGAGGAAGCTTTAGATATTGGCTTTGAGGAATATGTTTCATCAGGGCATTTATGTTTAATTGAATGGCCATCAAAAATTCCATCTTTTATACCTGATGAATATCTATTGATTGAGATTGAGGCAATTGATGAATCAAGAAGACAAATAAAAGTATCAAAAATTCAAGATTAG
- a CDS encoding alanine dehydrogenase, protein MMMGEKDKKEGLSRQEEFSLTPQELLVEEAVSKSNRMTIGVPCETDLEELRVMIKPEAVTVLTANGFEVRVENGAGIGANHSDQEYADAGAIMTSNHEDVFKSDIVLKINPPTLEEISFMRKGKTVVSVLQFNSLNKEYLKAVNQKKLTCVAFNYIEDRVAGLPFVRAMSEIAGSTVMLVAAEYMSNSKGGRGVILGGITGVPSARVVILGAGTVAEYAARTAAGLGAEVKVFDNHIYKLRRLKEKLGQFHLFTSAIDNLMLEDAISRADVVVGALRNNQGRCPTVVTEEVVSKMKENAIIIDVSIDHGGCFETSEPTTHQNPTFKKYGVIHYCVPNIASRVSQTATAAISNIFTPYLISLSETGSVEKLMLAHQGFTKGVYAYRGSMTNDVLASQYGMSSKDLNLILAASMETRMG, encoded by the coding sequence ATGATGATGGGTGAAAAAGATAAAAAGGAGGGATTGTCAAGACAGGAAGAGTTTTCATTAACACCACAAGAATTGTTGGTGGAGGAAGCTGTAAGTAAAAGTAATCGAATGACAATTGGAGTACCTTGTGAAACAGACTTGGAAGAACTACGAGTGATGATTAAGCCTGAAGCAGTAACTGTGTTGACTGCAAATGGGTTTGAGGTTAGGGTAGAAAATGGTGCAGGTATAGGAGCTAATCATTCTGATCAAGAATATGCCGATGCTGGAGCTATCATGACTTCTAATCATGAGGACGTATTCAAGTCTGATATTGTTCTCAAGATCAATCCACCAACATTAGAGGAAATTTCCTTTATGCGAAAAGGCAAGACTGTCGTGTCTGTTTTGCAATTCAACTCACTCAACAAAGAATACCTCAAAGCTGTTAATCAGAAAAAGCTGACTTGTGTAGCATTCAATTATATAGAAGATAGAGTCGCAGGATTACCGTTTGTTCGTGCTATGAGTGAAATAGCAGGAAGTACGGTTATGCTTGTAGCTGCTGAATATATGAGTAATAGCAAAGGTGGTAGAGGTGTGATACTCGGAGGAATTACAGGTGTACCATCAGCGCGAGTAGTTATTCTAGGAGCAGGAACTGTTGCTGAATACGCCGCCAGAACTGCTGCTGGTTTGGGTGCTGAGGTAAAAGTCTTTGACAATCATATTTATAAACTTCGTAGACTAAAAGAGAAATTAGGTCAATTTCACCTGTTCACATCAGCAATTGACAACCTCATGCTAGAGGATGCAATTAGTCGTGCAGATGTTGTAGTCGGAGCACTTCGAAATAATCAAGGGCGATGTCCTACAGTTGTGACTGAAGAGGTTGTGTCCAAGATGAAAGAAAATGCAATTATTATTGATGTGAGTATCGATCATGGAGGTTGTTTTGAAACTTCAGAACCAACAACGCACCAAAATCCTACTTTCAAAAAGTATGGAGTGATTCATTATTGTGTACCTAATATTGCATCTAGAGTTTCTCAAACAGCTACGGCAGCTATTAGTAATATTTTTACACCATACCTTATTTCGTTATCTGAAACAGGTAGTGTAGAGAAATTGATGTTAGCTCATCAAGGTTTTACAAAAGGTGTTTATGCTTACAGAGGGAGTATGACCAATGATGTATTAGCTTCACAATACGGGATGTCATCTAAGGATCTAAACCTCATTTTAGCAGCAAGTATGGAGACCCGAATGGGGTAA